The Streptomyces taklimakanensis nucleotide sequence GCCATCGGTTTCTTCAACGGCTGGATGCTCACCCGCACCCGACTGCCGAGCTTCATCATCACCCTGGGCACCTTCCTGATGCTCACCGGCCTCAACCTGGGCCTGACCAAGCTGATCAGCGAGACGGTCTCCACCAAGGCCATCGGCGACATGGAGGGCTTCCCCGCCGCGCGCGCGGTCTTCGCCTCCCACCTGACCGTGGGCGACGTACGGCTCCAGATCACCATCGTGTGGTGGCTGGTACTGATCGCCGTCGCCACCTGGATCCTGCTGCGGACCAGGGCGGGCAACTGGATACACGCCGTGGGCGGCAACCCCGACGCCGCCCGCGCGGTGGGCGTCCCCGTGGACCGGGTCCGCATCGGCCTCTACATGGGCGTGGCCCTGGGAGCCTGGATTTCCGGCCAGCACCTGCTGTTCAACTACGACGTCGTGCAGTCCGGCGAGGGCGTGGGCAACGAGCTGATCTACATCGCCGCCGCCGTCATCGGCGGCTGTCTGCTCACCGGTGGGCACGGCTCGGCGGCCGGTGCCGCCGTCGGCGCCCTGATCTTCGGCATGACCAGCAAGGGCATCGTCTACGCCCAGTGGAACCCGGACTGGTTCAAGTTCTTCCTCGGGGCGATGCTGCTGCTCGCCACGTTGCTCAACGCATGGATCCGCAAGAGGGCGGAGGCTCCGTCGTGACCAGGGAAAACCGGATGCCGGACGAGGCGCTCGACAAACCGGCCGAGACGGCCGAGACGGCCGGGTCGGCGGGGGCGTCCGACGCGCCGCCCCCACTGGTCGAGCTGGTCGACGTCGGCAAGAACTACGGCAACGTCCGCGCCCTCGACGGGGTCTCCCTCACCGTCCACCCCGGTGAGATCACCTGTGTGCTCGGCGACAACGGTGCCGGCAAGTCCACCCTCATCAAGATCGTCTCCGGACTGCACCGGCACGACGGCGGCACCTTCCGCATCGACGGCGAGGAGGTCCGCCTCACCTCGCCCCGCCAGGCCCTCGACCGCGGCATCGCCACCGTCTACCAGGACCTGGCCGTCGTCCCGCTGATGCCGGTGTGGCGGAACTTCTTCCTCGGCTCCGAGCCCACGCTCGGCCGCGGCCCCTTCCGCCGCCTGGACGCCGCCGCCATGCGCCGCACCACCCGCGAGGCGCTGCTGCGCATGGGCATCCGCCTGCGCGACGTCGACCAGCCCATCGGCACCCTCTCCGGCGGCGAACGCCAGTCGGTGGCCATCGCCCGGGCCGTCCACTTCGGCGCCCGGGTGCTGGTCCTGGACGAGCCGACCGCCGCGCTCGGCGTCAAGCAGGCCGGGGTGGTCCTGCGGTACGTCGCCGCGGCCCGCGACCGGGGCCTGGGCGTCGTCCTGATCACCCACAACCCCCACCACGCCCACCTCGTCGGCGACCGGTTCGTCCTGCTCAAGCGCGGCACCATGGCCGGCAGCCACCTCCGCGACCGCATCACCCTGGAGGAGCTGACCCGCCAGATGGCCGGCGGCAGCGAACTGGAACAGCTCGGTCACGAACTGGCCCGCACCCCGGCGACGGGACCGGGCGACGACACCGCGTAAGGCACAATCGACCCGATGAGTACCTACCGCGACCGGGCGCACCGGGGCACAGCCAGGGCGACGGTGCTCAGGACCGTCGCCACCCGCGAACGGCGCTCGTACGTCTCCGCGCCACGGGTGCCCACGGTGGGCATCGACATCGGCGGTACGAAGGTGATGGCGGGCGTCGTCGACGCCGACGGCAACATCCTGGAGAAGGTCCGCGCCGAGACGCCCGACAAGTCCAAGAGCCCCAAGGTGGTCGAGGACACCATCGCCGAACTGGTCCTGGACCTCTCCGACCGCCACGACGTGCACGCCGTCGGCATCGGGGCGGCCGGCTGGGTGGACGCCGACCGCTCCCGGGTGCTGTTCGCCCCCCACCTGGCCTGGCGCGACGAGCCGCTGCGCGACGCCCTGACCACCCGTCTCGCCGTCCCCGTCATGGTCGACAACGACGCCAACACCGCCGCCTGGGGCGAGTGGCGCTTCGGTGCCGGCCGGGGCGAGGACCACCTGGTGATGATCACCCTGGGCACCGGCATCGGCGGCGCCATACTGGAGAACGGGCAGGTCAAACGCGGCAAGTACGGAGTCGCCGGGGAGTTCGGCCACATGCAGGTCGTTCCCGGCGGGCACCGCTGCCCCTGCGGCAACCGCGGCTGCTGGGAGCAGTACAGCTCCGGCAACGCCCTGGTCCGCGAGGCCCGCGAGCTGGCCGCCGCCGAGTCGCCCGTCGCCTACGGGATCATCGACCGGGTCGACGGCCGCGTACCCGACATCACCGGCCCGCTGATCACCGAGCTCGCCCGGGAGGGCGACGCGATGTGCACCGAGCTCCTCCAGGAGATCGGCCAGTGGCTCGGGGTCGGCATCGCCAATCTGGCCGCAGCCCTGGACCCCTCCTGCTTCGTCGTCGGCGGCGGGGTCAGCGCCGCCGACGAACTCCTCATCGGACCGGCCCGGGACGCCTTCCGCCGCCACCTCACCGGCCGCGGCTACCGTCCCGAGGCCCGTATCGTCCGCGCCCAGCTCGGCCCGGAGGCCGGCATGGTCGGCGCCGCCGACCTCGCCCGGCTGGTCGCCCGCCGCTTCCGCCGCGCCAACCGGCGCCGCGTGGAACGCTACGAGCGCGCCGGTGTCAGCCTGCTGCCGCCGCGCGGCTGGGGGGTCGGGCGGTGACCTCCACACCTCTCCTCCCGCCGTGGCCCGACCGCCCGCCGCACCGCCCCAAGCACCGTTGGCTGGCCGCGATCGTGGTGGTGCTGCTGATCGCCGTCCCGGCGGGTTACCTGGTGCTCTCCGCCCACCAGAGCCGCGACAGCGGCCGGGACAAGCAGCGGGCCGCCGCCGCCACCGGACTGGTGTGGCAGTGGCCCAGCAAGCTGGAGCGCCGGATCTACGAGGTGCCCGTTCCCAGCGGGTCGAGCCACGTCGCGCACTACGAGTCCAACAGTTGGGGGCGCAGCTCGTTCTACGTGCAGTTCCGCACCTCGTCGCGGGGACTGGAGACCTTCCTGGAGCAGGCCGGCGGCGATCCGGACGGACTGCGCGAGGGCGGCGCCGGGGTCACCGACCCGCAGGCCGACGCGGTCGGCTGGGACTTCGACCTCCCCGGCCGCCGCTACGCGGGCGCCCGGATCGAGCGCCCCGGCGACCGACCGGACCTGACCGTCACCGTGGACGTCACCAGCCGGGAGAGCCCACGCGTCCACGTGGTCTCCACGGTCGACTTCTGAATCCACCGGGCCGGGCGCCGCGACGACGCGCGGCGCCCGGCCCGGTCGGTTCCGGTCGCCGTGGCGCGGCGCGCTGCGCGGGAATCGTCCCGCCGCTGTCCCCCCGTCCCCCGATGTCCCGGCGACGGTCCCGCCGGCCCAGGTCGGAGGCGTGGGAATCCCAGGGACGCCCGGTGCCTTCCGGGGGCGATCCGGCGGGCCGTACGGTCCTGGTCCGGAAACCACGCCCCGAGGAGGGAAATGCGTAAACGCGTGTCATCCGCCACGGCGACCGGGCTCCGTCGGGGGCGGGGAACGGAGCCCGCGCCACGGATCGGCGCGGGCACGGCCGGGGCTCTCGTCACGCTGGCTGCCGCCTTCGCGATCGGTGCGGGCGGCCTGGCGACCGCGGGCGCCGCGCCGCCCGAGAAGCCGGCGGCGGGCTCCGGGACCGTCGCCTCGCTCGCCGTGGTCAACCTCGGCCTGACCACCACGGAGGCCAAGCGGCTCCAGGGATGGCTGAAGGAACACCACGGCTACACCGGCGCCATCGACGGTATCGCCGGTCCGGAGACCCGGAGAGCGTTCGGGAATTTCCCCTACTACCTCTGACGGGACTGTTCATCCGGCTGCGCGCGACCAATCCGGTGCACCGAACACGGCAATCGCCGGTGACGGGATCCGCCGCGAGCCGTTCCGATTCTCCGCAGACAGAAATGGATCGAAATGCTTCCCAGGATTTCCGCGAGAACACTCGCCGCCCTCACCGCGGTCGTCGGCGTCACCGTCGGCGGCCTGGCGAGCGCGGGCGCAGCAACGGCCGCACCGGCCGGGAAACCCGCTGTGACCGGAGGGTCGGTCGCCCCGCTCGCCGTGGTCAACCTCGGCCTGACCACCACGGAGGCCAAGAAGGTCCAGCGTTGGCTGACGCTGCACTGGGGCTACAGCGGGGCGATCGACGGCCAGTTGGGCACCAACAGCTGGAAGGCGATGCAGCGCTGGCTGAAGGCCCAGTGGGGCTACACCGGCGCGATCGACGGCGTCGTCGGCGGCGGCACGGTCACGGCTCTGCAGTGGATGCTCAAGGCGAACTACGGCTATTCCGGCAGGGTCGACGGAATAGCCGGAGTGGGCACCCAGGCGGCGTTCAAGCGGTTCGCTAACGCCCGTTCCTGACGGACGGCGGCCGAGCGGCGGGCCCTCCCGAGCCCTGCCGCACGGCCTCGGGCGCCCCGCGGCCGTGCGTCGATCCCCGACGGTCGATGCCCGTCGGAGTCCGCCGCCCGACGACGGGTCTCCCCCGGTGAGCCGCGGGGAGACCCTCGTCGGGCCCGGGGCCGGGGCACGGTCGTCCCGGGCGCGCGACCGGGCGTGCCCCGCGCCCCACACAGCACAATGGCCTCATGGAACTCACCAAGAAGGGCCACGCCTGCGTCCGCCTGCACCGCGACGGCCGCACCCTCGTCATCGATCCCGGTGCCTTCAGCGAGGAGGACGCCGCGGTCGGCGCCGACGCGATCCTGGTCACCCACGAGCACCCCGACCACTTCGACGAGGGCCGACTGCGCGCGGCGCTGGAGGCCGACCCCGCCACCGAGGTCTGGACCCTGCGCAGTGTCGCCGAGCGGCTCACCGCGGCCTTTCCCGGACGCGTCCACACCGTCGGCGAGGGGGACGCCTTCACCGCCGCCGGGTTCGAGGTGGAGGTCCACGGACAGTTGCACGCCGTGATCCACCCCGACATCCCGCGCATCACCAACGTCGGCTACGCCGTCGGGCACGACGGCGGCACGGTCTTCCACCCCGGTGACGCGTTGACCGTCCCCGACCGGCCCGTCGACACCCTGCTGCTGCCCGTGCACGCCCCCTGGAGCAAGGTCGCCGAGGTCGTCGACTACCTCCGCGAGGTACGGCCGCGGGTGGCCTACGACGTCCACGACGGACTGCTGTCGGACCTCGCGCACCCCGTCTACGGTCGGCTGCTCGGCCCGGACGGCCCCGGGGTCGGCGGTGCCGAGCACGTGCGGCTGGAACCCGGGCAGCGCGTCGCCCTGCCGACGGCCCGGCCCTGACGGACTCGGCCCGTCACGGCGGTCGGACGGCGGTCGGACGGCGGTCGGACGGCGGTCGGAGGAGCCGGCCGGAGGGAGCGGACCGTCGTCCCCCGACCGTCGGTGCCGGGCGGTAGATTCGCTGCCATGCGTATCGCCACCTGGAACGTCAACTCGATCACCTCCCGGCTGCAGCGCCTGCTGGCCTGGCTGGAGAGCACCGGCACCGACGTGCTGTGCCTACAGGAGCTGAAGTGCGCGGCGGAGGCGTTCCCGACCGAGCCGCTGCGCGAGCTGGGCTACGAGGCGGCCGTCAACGCCGGCGGCCGGTGGAACGGGGTGGCGATCCTCTCCCGGGTCGGTCTGGAGGACCCGGTGGTCGGTCTGCCCGGCGGCCCGGAGTACGAGGGCGTCACCGAGCCCCGCGCGGTGGGCGCCACCTGCGGCGGGGTCCGCCTGTGGTCGGTGTACGTCCCCAACGGGCGCGAGGTGGACCACCCGCACTTCGCGTACAAGCTCCGGTGGTTCGCCGCGCTCAGGGAACTGGTGGTGCGGGAGTCGGGGGAGCGACCCTTCGCCGTCCTGGGCGACTACAACGTCGCGCCCACCGACGAGGACGTGTTCGACCCGGCCGCCTTCGAGGGCGCCACGCACGT carries:
- a CDS encoding ABC transporter permease, whose amino-acid sequence is MSVTPAALSRNTTVRGPVTRRLLTRPELGAVVGALAVFVFFAVAAESFLRASSLGTVLYASSTIGIMAVPVALLMIGGEFDLSAGVMVTSSALASSMFSYQMTANVWVGVAVSLLVTLAIGFFNGWMLTRTRLPSFIITLGTFLMLTGLNLGLTKLISETVSTKAIGDMEGFPAARAVFASHLTVGDVRLQITIVWWLVLIAVATWILLRTRAGNWIHAVGGNPDAARAVGVPVDRVRIGLYMGVALGAWISGQHLLFNYDVVQSGEGVGNELIYIAAAVIGGCLLTGGHGSAAGAAVGALIFGMTSKGIVYAQWNPDWFKFFLGAMLLLATLLNAWIRKRAEAPS
- a CDS encoding ATP-binding cassette domain-containing protein: MPDEALDKPAETAETAGSAGASDAPPPLVELVDVGKNYGNVRALDGVSLTVHPGEITCVLGDNGAGKSTLIKIVSGLHRHDGGTFRIDGEEVRLTSPRQALDRGIATVYQDLAVVPLMPVWRNFFLGSEPTLGRGPFRRLDAAAMRRTTREALLRMGIRLRDVDQPIGTLSGGERQSVAIARAVHFGARVLVLDEPTAALGVKQAGVVLRYVAAARDRGLGVVLITHNPHHAHLVGDRFVLLKRGTMAGSHLRDRITLEELTRQMAGGSELEQLGHELARTPATGPGDDTA
- a CDS encoding ROK family glucokinase: MSTYRDRAHRGTARATVLRTVATRERRSYVSAPRVPTVGIDIGGTKVMAGVVDADGNILEKVRAETPDKSKSPKVVEDTIAELVLDLSDRHDVHAVGIGAAGWVDADRSRVLFAPHLAWRDEPLRDALTTRLAVPVMVDNDANTAAWGEWRFGAGRGEDHLVMITLGTGIGGAILENGQVKRGKYGVAGEFGHMQVVPGGHRCPCGNRGCWEQYSSGNALVREARELAAAESPVAYGIIDRVDGRVPDITGPLITELAREGDAMCTELLQEIGQWLGVGIANLAAALDPSCFVVGGGVSAADELLIGPARDAFRRHLTGRGYRPEARIVRAQLGPEAGMVGAADLARLVARRFRRANRRRVERYERAGVSLLPPRGWGVGR
- a CDS encoding peptidoglycan-binding domain-containing protein; this encodes MLPRISARTLAALTAVVGVTVGGLASAGAATAAPAGKPAVTGGSVAPLAVVNLGLTTTEAKKVQRWLTLHWGYSGAIDGQLGTNSWKAMQRWLKAQWGYTGAIDGVVGGGTVTALQWMLKANYGYSGRVDGIAGVGTQAAFKRFANARS
- a CDS encoding MBL fold metallo-hydrolase; translation: MELTKKGHACVRLHRDGRTLVIDPGAFSEEDAAVGADAILVTHEHPDHFDEGRLRAALEADPATEVWTLRSVAERLTAAFPGRVHTVGEGDAFTAAGFEVEVHGQLHAVIHPDIPRITNVGYAVGHDGGTVFHPGDALTVPDRPVDTLLLPVHAPWSKVAEVVDYLREVRPRVAYDVHDGLLSDLAHPVYGRLLGPDGPGVGGAEHVRLEPGQRVALPTARP
- a CDS encoding exodeoxyribonuclease III; this encodes MRIATWNVNSITSRLQRLLAWLESTGTDVLCLQELKCAAEAFPTEPLRELGYEAAVNAGGRWNGVAILSRVGLEDPVVGLPGGPEYEGVTEPRAVGATCGGVRLWSVYVPNGREVDHPHFAYKLRWFAALRELVVRESGERPFAVLGDYNVAPTDEDVFDPAAFEGATHVTPAERRALAELRDAGLADVVPRPLKYDRPYTYWDYRQLAFPKNRGMRIDLVYGNPAFEATVRDAYVDREERKGKGASDHAPVVVDLDLRHGTA